The sequence AAAGTATATAACAACAATCTGCTCTATCATGGATGCATATTATTAGATGAAGAAGGCAACATTAGGTCAATCAAGTGGGGAAAACAAGAATTTTCTGGTCGTGACTGGTATGAATTTCTCGATTCTTATATTAGAAAAGGTTTCTGCTCGCCTAATGATGAAGAGCGTAAACTGGGCAAAGATATTATGTGGTACGTATGGCTTCATCCAAATTCTCCTTTATTTGGAAAAGATAAAATGGCAACATTCGAACGTTATTTGATCGACGACCAAGAAGCTCATATAGAATGCAAAAATCCATACTATAGATACTACGAAACCGAAGCTGTAATAGACAATATTCTTCAAAGCTTTGGCCTCAATCCCAACTATTCTCGAATTATTAATGGACACGTGCCGGTAAAAGTTAAAGAAGGTGAAAGTCCTATCAAATGTAATGGCAAATTGATTGTAATTGATGGAGGTTTTGCGAAGGCATATCAACATGAGACCGGCATCGCAGGTTACACACTTATATACAATAGTCGAGGAATAATTCTAGCGGCGCACGAACCATTTACTACAACCGAAAATGCTATTCTCACTGGCAGTGATATCTACTCTCAAAATATTAATGTAGTTATTAATAGTACGCGTCAACTTGTTCAAAATACCGATGATGGCATAAAAATTAAAGAGAGCATTGCGGAACTTAATGACTTATTAGATGCGTATAGAAATGGTTCTCTTACCGAAAAATATTAAACTATTTATTTTCTAGAACAACGTTTGTGTTTAAAAAAATTTGATTTTTTTTCATTTTTATCGCTTATATACTAAAAATGGTAATATTTGGTTGACGCAATTGATAAATATTACTATAATTGCTCTGTAAATATAAAAATAAGGAGGGTTATAGTTATGAATTCTAATCAAAAAAAAGAGAGATCAACAACTTGGAATTTGAAGAGATTAAAAAGTGAATTAGTCTTTAAGCTTTTGCTAGGAGTATTTATTGGTATAGCGCTAGGACTAGTGGCAAATGAAACGGTGATGAATTTTATCGTTGTAATTAAAGACCTACTCGGACAAATTATCTTCTTTACTGTACCACTAATCATTTTAGGATTTGTTGCACCATCTATTGCCGAACTCAAATCTGGAGCTACTAAACTTTTGGGTTTTGCAGTAGGTATTGCCTATTTGTCTACGCTAGGAGCGGCAACGTTTAGTATGATCTGTGGTTACATATTGGTACCATTATTAAATATTCAAAATTCTGTGGAAGGGTTGCGAGAGCTTCCATTGCCAATCTTTTCATTACAAATCACTCCAATAATGTCTGTTATGAGTGCGCTTGTATTATCGCTGATGCTAGGCTTAGCTGTTTCGGCGACAAAGTCAACCACATTCGAAACACTTTTAAATGAATTTAGAAATATAGTTCTCAAAATAGTAAGTAACTTGATCTTGCCAATACTTCCATTCTTTATCGGAACAACATTTATGTCGCTTGCATATGAAGGATCTATTACCAAACATTTACCAATATTCATCATTGCCATAATCATTGTAATAATAGGGCACTTTATTTGGCTGATAGCTCTATATTTCATTGCTGGCAAATACGCAAAAGTAAATCCAAAGGAAGTATACAAATATTATGCGCCGGCATACTTTACTGCGGTAGGAACTATGTCTTCTGCGGCAACAATGCCTGTCGCGTTAACTTGTGCGAAAAAATCTCCAGTTCTTCATAAAGATAGTGTTGAGTTTGGTATTCCGTTGTTTGCTAATATTCATCTTTGCGGATCTGTACTAACAGAAGTATTTTTCGTTATGACTGTCTCACAAGTTTTGTATGGGCAGCTACCAGGTGTTGGCGAAATGATTGTGTTTGTTGTATTGCTAGGAGTATTTGGAATTGGTGCTCCGGGTGTTCCTGGTGGCACAGTTATGGCATCGCTGGGGCTTATAACCGGTGTGTTAGGATTTGATGCAGAAGGGACGGCACTTATGATGACAATCTTTGCCTTGCAAGATAGCTTTGGAACCGCTTGTAATGTAACAGGAGATGGGGCATTAACTCTGATTCTTTCAAAATTTACACGCAAAATCACCGCCGATTAACAAAAAAATGGGGACTCAAATAGGGTCCCTGTTTAATTTACACGCAAAATCACCGTCGATTAACAAAAAAATGGGGACTCAAATAGGGTCCCTGTTTAATTTACACGCAAAATCACCGCCGATTAACAAAAAAATGGGGACTCAAATAGGGTCCCTGTTTAATTTACACGCAAAATCACCGCCGATTAACAAAAAAATGGGGATTCAAATAGGGTCCCTGTTTAATTTACACGCAAAATCACCGCCGATTAACAAAAAAAATGGGGACTCAAATAGGGCCCCTGTTTAATTTGCCACCTCTGCAATTGTAAATGTATTCTTACCATTTTCTTTAGAAACATATACAGCTTGATCAGCTTTTTCAAATAGTACTTCATACGAATCGGTAGCATCAGAAACTAGAGCAACCCCAATACTCGCCGTAATTCTAACTTTAACGTCTTTGCCAGTGTATGTAGTATCAATCATTTCTCCAATTTTTATACACTTTTCCTCGATATCTATTTCTGTATTCTCAGCTTTCATAAAAACTATAAACTCATCTCCGCCAAACCTTCCCACAATATCGTTTTCTCTAAATATAGATTTCAATTTATTGGCAGATTCTTTTATTGCAATGTCACCTGTACTGTGGCTAATCTTATCATTAACATTTTTAAAATTGTCGAGATCAATTATAAACAATATACCTTTTCTATTATTTTGCAAGTAATGTGTAATCAACTTAATAGTGGCAGTTTTATTGTATAAACCGGTAAAAGCATCTCTTTCGGCCATATTTAAAAGGCTATTTTCTCTTTCCTTTTCATCATTAATATCAATGATACTCATAACAGCAATAAACTGATTGCCAATAATTCGTTTATTAATATGAATCATAGCACGCACCCAACTATAATTATTGCTCATAATTTCATTTCTATATTCTATTTCATAAATATCTATACCATTTTCATAAATCTTGGTCATATAATTTGGTGAACATCGTTCGATGACTTTTTTTCTGTCTGGCTCATAAACCTTCAATGATAGTTCGTTTTCTACTAATTCGGAATAAGATTTATCAAAATAATTTGGCGTTAAAATATTGTTATTCATATAAAAATTAATACTATCTTGGTTTAAATCCACTTCTATTACTGTAATCGATCGGCCAAGCAATAGCTTTTTATACATCTCTTTTTTGTCCAGCTCTTGTTCTAGAAACATTTTTTGATTATCCAGTAAGTTAAATTTTAGAAATAATCCAATTCCACCACATATAATTCCAAAAATACATACTCCTAATGTAATATGCGCTACTGCCAACATTACATCATATACAGCAATATTAAATTTTAAAGCATTAATAATCAAAAAGGTTAAAATACTAATTTCTACAGTTAAAATATTATTTGAGAAACTGCACAAGTATTTTGTCTTAATTTTTCTGATATATAAAAAGTAAACAATATTCACTAAGCTAGCCATTCCCAATGTTGTGGTTATTATAGCTATGTAAATATTTTGTTCTCCTATTGATGGAGGACTATAATATGCGTAAGTGAAAGTAACTACCCCCACCATAGTTGTGTGAAAACTGATAAAGTGTATAGGAAGTATAAGTCCAAATATCGCTTTATTAATTTTTTTATCGTTTACTATCCAAAATACTTCTATCAAACTTACTACTGTGACTACAACATACATTTGCCAAGTTGATAGAACGTCATAATTACTCATTAATACATACCCAATAATAGTATTTAAAAGGGGTACTCCATACTTAATCCATATATTTTGCGGGATGTTTACCAACACAATGTTTAACATTTTAAAAAATATAACAGAATTTATAAATATTACAATAGATAATAAATATATCATAAAACCTCCTATAAAAATGCATTTTTTTAAATATAGAATACCATAATTTTACTTATTTGTAAATAAATAATTCTGTTGACAACATAATTGATAGTAAATATAATGTTAAAATAATATTTTGCATATATAACATTAAGGAGGCTTTTTAATGGATACCAATCGGTTATCTCACAAATTTACACCAATGAATTTATTTATGTATTCTCTACCCACCATCATAATGATGATATTCAATTCTACATACGGAATTATTGACGGGTTGTTTGTTGCTAACTTCGTCGGCGAAAATGCACTTGCGGGGTCAAATATTTCGTTCCCAATTTTGCTAGTTGCAATTGCAGTGGGGATGATGATGGCAACAGGGTCAAATGCGCTTGTCGGAAAATTTTTGGGAGAGGGCAAAACTCAAGAGGCCAAAGAACTGCTATCTGTAATCTACATCGTTGCAATTATCTTTGGAGTCGTTGCGTCAACGCTTATTATAATGTTTGCTGATCCATTGCTTTCGATGATGGGTGCCAACGAAGTTCTCTTGCCATATGCTAGAGAATATTTATTATATTTGACGCCATGTATGACTTCGGCACTTCTACAATCTTTCACACAGTGCTTTTTGATTACTGCGGGAAAGCCTAAAATAGGATTTATTGCTTGTACAATTGGCGGAGTTGCAAACATCATATTAGATTATCTCTTAATTGTAAAGTTTGATATGGGTCTGCCTGGTGCCGCGCTCGCAACAGGAATAGGAATCTCTATATCTGGAATCTTTGGATTATTCTATTTTACTTTCTGCCGCAAAGGAACCCTCTATTTTGTAAAGCCAAAATGGCATCTCAAAACGCTTTTTCAGTGCTTCTACAACGGCATGAGCGAATTTGTAAGCTGCATCTCTGGGGCAATCACTTCTGTAGTCTTCAATATCATTATGATATCTGTTGCAGGCGAAAACGGCGTTGCGGGAATCACCGTAATTATGTATGTGAGCAGTATACTGTCATCTGTATACTTTGGCTATGCGATGGGCGTATCTCCAGTAATTAGCTACAAATTTGGTGCGCAAGATCATGCTCAACTTCAATTAGTCAATGCTACAAGCAAAAAAGTTATTGCGGTAATTTCGATACTTGCACTGACAATGTCTATTATCTTTGCGCCTGCCGCAGTTGGAATATTTATTTCACCAGAGAGCGCCACCTTCGCATTAACAGTAGAGGGCTTTAGAATCTATGCAACTGCTTTTCTATTTATAGGATTTAACGTATTTGTTTCGGCAATGTTCACTGCTCTATCAAACGGAATGATTTCGGCTATCGTTTCTATTGCTCGAACTTTGGTATTTATTTTGCTAGCGCTCTTGACATTGCCGTTTATATTTGGTATTAATGGAGTATGGATTGCCATTCCTGTTGCAGAAGCGCTCGGGTTGATCGTTTCTATCGTATGTTATAAGAAGTATCAACCGGTATATAACTACTAAAAAAAGGAGCCCATTATGAATAATACTAAAGCCAAAATATTATCGGTATTCTACGAATTGATAGCAGAACAGGGCTACGAAAAAACTTCTACTAGCCAAATTTGTGCATTAGTAGGAGTAAAAAAGCCTACATTATATTATTACTTCAATACAAAAGAAGAGTTGCTTATCGAATTTTCAAAGAACATCTTGATCGAGACAATTGTTCCGCCGCCCGAATGTATACCTGCTGGCATTTCAAAATCAGAATACGAAGAATACTTATATACGCTGGGGCTGAATTATATAAATTTTCTGATCCAAGATAAAAAATCGAGGCAGGTTTTGGCGGAAATTAAGATTTTGGAAAAGCGAATTCCAGCTCTTAAAGAAACAATAGCAAATATTTTTGATACCATATATGTTGCTTGGATCGAATTCATTACAATGGGCAAGCAATTAGATGCGATAGATTCCAGGCTCGACTCCAACATTCTTGGTATCCTTATAGGCACTATTTTCGAAGGAATCGATAACCAAATTTTATACTATTTCGAAGAAGTCACTGCAGATGAGATTATACAGTCTTGGAGACAATTTGTAGATCTAATACTAAAAAAATAGATAATGCTAGCTGTTGTAATGATGGCTAGTACTTTTTTTACTCTTTTTTAAAAAAACTATTGACAATATACCGACTGGTATATATAATATATTATATACTGATTAGTACAGAAAATAAAAGAGGGGGATTTTATAATGCAAGATAATAAGCTAGCACAGACATTTATACCAATGAATTTAATTTTATACTCAATACCGACAATAATCATGATGGTTCTAAATTCTACATACGGAATTATTGACGGACTATTTATTTCAAATTTTGTCGGAGAAGATGCATTGGCCGCAACCAACATTGCGTTTCCCGTTATACTCATTGCAATTGCCATTGGTCTAATGATGGCAACAGGAGCTAATGCCATTATCGGAAAGTTGCTGGGCGAAAGAAAAGAGCATCAAGCCCGCGAGTTGCTATCGTTTATATACATCGTCGCAATATTAGCGAGTGTCACTATAAGTACAATTATTCTCGTATTTGCAGATGAATTTTTGACGCTTATAGGTGCCAATGCGGCATTGCTTCCGCTCGCAAAAGAATATCTAGTTGCAGCAGCGCCGTTTCTCACCTTTATACTACTTCAAATTTTTACACAAATCTTTTTGGTAACTGCAGGCAAACCGATAATTGGATTTGCAGCATGTCTGATTGGAGGCATCACCAATATAGTTTTAGATTATGTTTTAATCGTATCGTTTGACTTAGGTCTAACGGGTGCCGCGTTAGCAACTGGTACCGGATATTCTGTTGGCGGAATCTTTGGATTTTTATACTTTCTTATATGCAGACGAGGATCCTTATATTTTG is a genomic window of Candidatus Epulonipiscium viviparus containing:
- a CDS encoding MATE family efflux transporter, which codes for MDTNRLSHKFTPMNLFMYSLPTIIMMIFNSTYGIIDGLFVANFVGENALAGSNISFPILLVAIAVGMMMATGSNALVGKFLGEGKTQEAKELLSVIYIVAIIFGVVASTLIIMFADPLLSMMGANEVLLPYAREYLLYLTPCMTSALLQSFTQCFLITAGKPKIGFIACTIGGVANIILDYLLIVKFDMGLPGAALATGIGISISGIFGLFYFTFCRKGTLYFVKPKWHLKTLFQCFYNGMSEFVSCISGAITSVVFNIIMISVAGENGVAGITVIMYVSSILSSVYFGYAMGVSPVISYKFGAQDHAQLQLVNATSKKVIAVISILALTMSIIFAPAAVGIFISPESATFALTVEGFRIYATAFLFIGFNVFVSAMFTALSNGMISAIVSIARTLVFILLALLTLPFIFGINGVWIAIPVAEALGLIVSIVCYKKYQPVYNY
- a CDS encoding MATE family efflux transporter, with the protein product MQDNKLAQTFIPMNLILYSIPTIIMMVLNSTYGIIDGLFISNFVGEDALAATNIAFPVILIAIAIGLMMATGANAIIGKLLGERKEHQARELLSFIYIVAILASVTISTIILVFADEFLTLIGANAALLPLAKEYLVAAAPFLTFILLQIFTQIFLVTAGKPIIGFAACLIGGITNIVLDYVLIVSFDLGLTGAALATGTGYSVGGIFGFLYFLICRRGSLYFVKPRWNFRQLAHSLYNGMSEFVSSTSGAITTVLFNIIMMQIAGESGVAGITVIMYVSTILSAMYMGYSMGVSPVISYKFGAQAHEQLQLINKTSKKVIAVISIVTVVLSIIFAEAAVGIFISPESATFALTVHGFRIYAIAFLFMGFNVFISAMFTALSNGRISAIVSVSRTLVFIVTALVTLPFIFGINGVWVAVPVAEALGIIVSLIYFKKYKRVYNY
- a CDS encoding TetR/AcrR family transcriptional regulator, with translation MNNTKAKILSVFYELIAEQGYEKTSTSQICALVGVKKPTLYYYFNTKEELLIEFSKNILIETIVPPPECIPAGISKSEYEEYLYTLGLNYINFLIQDKKSRQVLAEIKILEKRIPALKETIANIFDTIYVAWIEFITMGKQLDAIDSRLDSNILGILIGTIFEGIDNQILYYFEEVTADEIIQSWRQFVDLILKK
- a CDS encoding dicarboxylate/amino acid:cation symporter → MNSNQKKERSTTWNLKRLKSELVFKLLLGVFIGIALGLVANETVMNFIVVIKDLLGQIIFFTVPLIILGFVAPSIAELKSGATKLLGFAVGIAYLSTLGAATFSMICGYILVPLLNIQNSVEGLRELPLPIFSLQITPIMSVMSALVLSLMLGLAVSATKSTTFETLLNEFRNIVLKIVSNLILPILPFFIGTTFMSLAYEGSITKHLPIFIIAIIIVIIGHFIWLIALYFIAGKYAKVNPKEVYKYYAPAYFTAVGTMSSAATMPVALTCAKKSPVLHKDSVEFGIPLFANIHLCGSVLTEVFFVMTVSQVLYGQLPGVGEMIVFVVLLGVFGIGAPGVPGGTVMASLGLITGVLGFDAEGTALMMTIFALQDSFGTACNVTGDGALTLILSKFTRKITAD
- a CDS encoding GGDEF domain-containing protein translates to MIYLLSIVIFINSVIFFKMLNIVLVNIPQNIWIKYGVPLLNTIIGYVLMSNYDVLSTWQMYVVVTVVSLIEVFWIVNDKKINKAIFGLILPIHFISFHTTMVGVVTFTYAYYSPPSIGEQNIYIAIITTTLGMASLVNIVYFLYIRKIKTKYLCSFSNNILTVEISILTFLIINALKFNIAVYDVMLAVAHITLGVCIFGIICGGIGLFLKFNLLDNQKMFLEQELDKKEMYKKLLLGRSITVIEVDLNQDSINFYMNNNILTPNYFDKSYSELVENELSLKVYEPDRKKVIERCSPNYMTKIYENGIDIYEIEYRNEIMSNNYSWVRAMIHINKRIIGNQFIAVMSIIDINDEKERENSLLNMAERDAFTGLYNKTATIKLITHYLQNNRKGILFIIDLDNFKNVNDKISHSTGDIAIKESANKLKSIFRENDIVGRFGGDEFIVFMKAENTEIDIEEKCIKIGEMIDTTYTGKDVKVRITASIGVALVSDATDSYEVLFEKADQAVYVSKENGKNTFTIAEVAN